The genomic window ACCTCAAGCCTCTACACCATTCTGCATCAGCTCTGGATTCACCTTTCTCGGTCGCCCCCTTGGTTTTCCAGACTTGGAAAGGCTTGGTGGGCCTGGTGGAAGCTTTGGTTTCTTGGGGACAGGAGGTGCATTGGGATCTTTTCTTGGGCGGCCCCGTGGTCGAGGAGGAGCAGGGACAACACCCTCGGGTAAAGGATCTTTCGGCTTCGAAGGCCTGCCACGACCACGTTTGGGAGGGGCATCAGGGCCCGCCTTGATGTAGTTGTTCTTGATCAGTAGAAGCTCCCCATTGTCTTTCATTCTGTTCAGGTGATCGGATAGCAAATTAGCATGCCCAGCTGGCATTTCTCCGTATTTTGACTCCATGAATTTCGTTATAGATGATTTGTTTGCTCCTCCTTGTTGCATCGCATCCAATGCTTCCGTAATCATCTGAGAAGATGAAAATCAAAATCCCTAAAGTTAGCAATATCTCCGTCTCTGAACAATTTTTTGGTTCCAAAAGAACACAAACCAAAGTAGTACCAACAGAAGGGTCAAAAACTTGAAATCGTCACAAACACTCAAACTTGATACAAAGTAAAGGTTCTCCTTTTCCGTAAAAAGTTGAGCACCATTTTCAAGACATGactaaataaagaaacaatcAAAACACACAAAATGAGGGTTCcaagaaaaatcgaaaaaaatggGGTTCTttacaaacatttaaaatcgcCAATATTCttccaaaaacaaaaacaaaaaattaaacaaatttattaCAAGTAGGAAGGGAAAGGAAATTTAGAAAACTAAGAAGTAAAAGTCTGAGTGCAAAACTCGATACTTTCACCTGCGGGTATGAAGGTAGCGACGGTGGTTTGCCGAGCTCCTCGGTTGCCATTGAAGTTGggattaagagagaaaaagcaAACAGACGAAAGGGGTCAGCTTTATACAGTGAAAGAAATCTGTCTGAAGAACTTATCGACAAAATTATTACGAGGGTtttaataataatctgaatatatcaataaaataatgtttttttaatttaaaataataatatgataaaattaaagCTCACTTccagttaaaaattaaaattgtgagAGGGAATGGACGTTTGAGATTTGCGTACAGGCTGTGATGATCGACTGAGTTAAATGCGTTGAAATGGTGTCACGTGAATTGATGACATGGGCTGTGATTTACATTTTATGTTTATGcttttagttatttatttattatttatattatatgttttcatattttaattttactttcttttttttcatgaaacacatatattttttttaacatcgatcaactttttttttaataaaaccaCAAACTCAAATGTATTTAACCAATTTTCCAGTTTCCAAATAGCACTCCcgtgaaaaaaaaatactaaattgtAAATTTACATGACCAACAATGAAATCAGAATTTCAAACTATTTTCATGGTTTGCCAAGtggtaaaggaaaaatattactAGTACCCtttattattgtaattattcaaaattatataaatatatgatatgcGTTGTAGGTGATAATGAAAAAATGATATCGTTAGTGTTATAAGAGTGTGATTGAATTGGATTGAGtcgaataagaaaaaaaaaattagaaattcaattcaaattaaatatttttgagttcgaaattaaatatatttgagtTCGAGTTCTATTTgaaactaaaaaatattaatatttttttttacgaattcgatttgaaaataatggctcgaaatatgtttatttataatatataactacattatattaatataaaaatattaaagttcgTGAGAGACTTATGAAATATCGAGCAAAATAATTTGGACTCAAGCTCGGTTCGAAAAAAGTTCGAACATTCTAGAATTCGACGGATGCGAATTTGATAATTTcgaatatatatcaaatatttttcgaatagactcaaaaaattcataaataagcTTGATTTGTTACACGCACCTAGTACTCAACACAACATCACATAAAATTGAGGTTAAGGTTTTTGATTTAATGCTTATCCGAGTTTTTGCTAAAATGGTTTATCAAATTTCATGTGTATGTCGTCATTAttgattttcatattttataaaaaaaattgattgaatATTCGGAATGTATTTTACCTTACAATAAATATCGATTTCCATACATGTATACGTACGTGAATCTATTCTGTATCCAATTAATGGAGATCAGTAAATCTTTTGATTCAACGCAtgaattaattttcttttaccCTTTTtctcatgcatatataatttcattatttccCCTtcggaaaaaaatgaaaattcaaacCAATTCTGCGCACCACTCTCGTGTTACTACAGGATCTTCAGCTAAACTCCTCTCTTTCATTT from Primulina huaijiensis isolate GDHJ02 unplaced genomic scaffold, ASM1229523v2 scaffold208296, whole genome shotgun sequence includes these protein-coding regions:
- the LOC140966940 gene encoding HMG-Y-related protein A-like, which translates into the protein MATEELGKPPSLPSYPQMITEALDAMQQGGANKSSITKFMESKYGEMPAGHANLLSDHLNRMKDNGELLLIKNNYIKAGPDAPPKRGRGRPSKPKDPLPEGVVPAPPRPRGRPRKDPNAPPVPKKPKLPPGPPSLSKSGKPRGRPRKVNPELMQNGVEA